A part of Anolis carolinensis isolate JA03-04 unplaced genomic scaffold, rAnoCar3.1.pri scaffold_10, whole genome shotgun sequence genomic DNA contains:
- the ubxn11 gene encoding UBX domain-containing protein 11 isoform X1, with translation MTSPLSSLGKIRRMPLQMQKSRKKTAHIKESIQNEDELAMMDKILGPGAQIPVSSCSKGTSSQSAAAPSDMELMTSMMQKITSLEHKVKQQAQAIQHREKKIKELEEEIQVVQKGSVEKSPASDRTKELEDSCVQLQQQIWEMERFLNDYGLIWVGEGPDSSDELEPLIEERVYSRKNTWTPEDNILSGTPINLDLIFENLKDLNILAGEGESKVEHTTGGARLKQRRAIPLTFYQNGIVMFNGPFRPYEEPSTQRCLRDIMDGYFPSELQRRYPDGVPFQVTDKRDVFFQERKLPESFPGVGQAIGHSKANGLKETKEIPGSKLTMEQFLNKLPKSVIRDGHVIDVRGEIKNTLQGTGGNRNHEVVLVETPSLAAMKKRLDQEGKKEKPSSQVTTLRVKSEDAEKIYVIKMAFTETIGDLRRHLDRCRGSASEPYEILSTFPKRVYNDTSMTLEECGLVPNASLLLRKKMPLAKPSGQ, from the exons ATGACTTCGCCTCTTTCTTCGCTGGGGAAGATTCGTAGAATGCCACTCCAGATGCAAAAATCTAG GAAAAAGACTGCACACATCAAAGAAAGTATCCAGAATG AGGATGAACTTGCTATGATGGATAAAATCCTTGGGCCTGGTGCTCAGATTCCAGTATCTTCCTGTTCAAAAGGAACTTCAAGCCAATCAG CGGCGGCTCCCAGTGACATGGAACTGATGACCTCCATGATGCAGAAGATCACTTCTTTGGAACACAAAGTCAAGCAACAAGCGCAAGCAATCCAGCACCGG GAGAAGAAGATCAAAGAGCTTGAGGAGGAGATACAAGTCGTTCAGAAAGGGAGCG TAGAGAAATCTCCAGCATCAGATAGAACCAAGGAATTGGAAGACTCATGTGTTCAGCTGCAACAACaaatctgggagatggag AGGTTTCTGAATGACTATGGGCTGATCTGGGTTGGAGAAGGACCGGATTCGTCAGACGAACTGGAGCCACTAATAGAAGAAAGGGTTTACTCACGGAAAAATACCTGGACACCAG AGGATAACATCCTTTCGGGAACCCCCATCAATTTGGATTTGATCTTCGAAAACCTGAAAGATTTGAATATATTGGCCGGGGAGGGCGAGTCCAAGGTTGAACACACGACTGGTGGCGCAAGGCTGAAGCAGCGGCGTGCAATCCCCCTTACCTTCTATCAGAACGGGATTGTCATGTTCAACGGACCTTTCCGGCCATATGAGGAGCCTTCCACCCAG CGGTGCCTGAGAGATATCATGGATGGCTACTTCCCTTCTGAGCTGCAGCGGCGCTACCCAGATGGAGTCCCATTTCAG GTCACTGACAAGAGAGATGTCTTCTTTCAGGAGAGGAAGCTGCCAGAGAGCTTTCCCGGCGTGGGCCAAGCCATTGGCCACTCCAAAGCAAATGGATTAAAGGAGACCAAAGAGATCCCTG GTTCCAAGCTCACAATGGAGCAGTTTTTGAACAAGCTTCCAAAGTCGGTGATTCGAGATGGGCATGTGATTGATGTCCGGGGAGAGATTAAAAATACCCTGCAG GGCACGGGTGGAAATCGAAACCATGAAGTGGTTCTGGTGGAGACCCCCAGCCTTGCGGCCATGAAGAAGAG ATTAGATCAggaaggcaaaaaagaaaaacccagcTCTCAAGTCACAACTCTTCGGGTCAAGTCAGAGGACGCAGAGAAGATATACGTCATCAAAATGGCCTTCACAGAGACCATTGGAGACCTGAGGCGGCATCTTGACCGGTGCAG GGGATCGGCATCGGAACCGTACGAGATCCTCAGCACCTTCCCCAAACGGGTCTACAACGACACCTCTATGACCCTGGAGGAATGTGGGCTGGTCCCCAATGCCTCCCTCCTCCTGCGGAAAAAGATGCCTTTGGCCAAACCATCTGGGCAATAA
- the ubxn11 gene encoding UBX domain-containing protein 11 isoform X2 yields the protein MTSPLSSLGKIRRMPLQMQKSRKKTAHIKESIQNEDELAMMDKILGPGAQIPVSSCSKGTSSQSAAAPSDMELMTSMMQKITSLEHKVKQQAQAIQHREKKIKELEEEIQVVQKGSEKSPASDRTKELEDSCVQLQQQIWEMERFLNDYGLIWVGEGPDSSDELEPLIEERVYSRKNTWTPEDNILSGTPINLDLIFENLKDLNILAGEGESKVEHTTGGARLKQRRAIPLTFYQNGIVMFNGPFRPYEEPSTQRCLRDIMDGYFPSELQRRYPDGVPFQVTDKRDVFFQERKLPESFPGVGQAIGHSKANGLKETKEIPGSKLTMEQFLNKLPKSVIRDGHVIDVRGEIKNTLQGTGGNRNHEVVLVETPSLAAMKKRLDQEGKKEKPSSQVTTLRVKSEDAEKIYVIKMAFTETIGDLRRHLDRCRGSASEPYEILSTFPKRVYNDTSMTLEECGLVPNASLLLRKKMPLAKPSGQ from the exons ATGACTTCGCCTCTTTCTTCGCTGGGGAAGATTCGTAGAATGCCACTCCAGATGCAAAAATCTAG GAAAAAGACTGCACACATCAAAGAAAGTATCCAGAATG AGGATGAACTTGCTATGATGGATAAAATCCTTGGGCCTGGTGCTCAGATTCCAGTATCTTCCTGTTCAAAAGGAACTTCAAGCCAATCAG CGGCGGCTCCCAGTGACATGGAACTGATGACCTCCATGATGCAGAAGATCACTTCTTTGGAACACAAAGTCAAGCAACAAGCGCAAGCAATCCAGCACCGG GAGAAGAAGATCAAAGAGCTTGAGGAGGAGATACAAGTCGTTCAGAAAGGGAGCG AGAAATCTCCAGCATCAGATAGAACCAAGGAATTGGAAGACTCATGTGTTCAGCTGCAACAACaaatctgggagatggag AGGTTTCTGAATGACTATGGGCTGATCTGGGTTGGAGAAGGACCGGATTCGTCAGACGAACTGGAGCCACTAATAGAAGAAAGGGTTTACTCACGGAAAAATACCTGGACACCAG AGGATAACATCCTTTCGGGAACCCCCATCAATTTGGATTTGATCTTCGAAAACCTGAAAGATTTGAATATATTGGCCGGGGAGGGCGAGTCCAAGGTTGAACACACGACTGGTGGCGCAAGGCTGAAGCAGCGGCGTGCAATCCCCCTTACCTTCTATCAGAACGGGATTGTCATGTTCAACGGACCTTTCCGGCCATATGAGGAGCCTTCCACCCAG CGGTGCCTGAGAGATATCATGGATGGCTACTTCCCTTCTGAGCTGCAGCGGCGCTACCCAGATGGAGTCCCATTTCAG GTCACTGACAAGAGAGATGTCTTCTTTCAGGAGAGGAAGCTGCCAGAGAGCTTTCCCGGCGTGGGCCAAGCCATTGGCCACTCCAAAGCAAATGGATTAAAGGAGACCAAAGAGATCCCTG GTTCCAAGCTCACAATGGAGCAGTTTTTGAACAAGCTTCCAAAGTCGGTGATTCGAGATGGGCATGTGATTGATGTCCGGGGAGAGATTAAAAATACCCTGCAG GGCACGGGTGGAAATCGAAACCATGAAGTGGTTCTGGTGGAGACCCCCAGCCTTGCGGCCATGAAGAAGAG ATTAGATCAggaaggcaaaaaagaaaaacccagcTCTCAAGTCACAACTCTTCGGGTCAAGTCAGAGGACGCAGAGAAGATATACGTCATCAAAATGGCCTTCACAGAGACCATTGGAGACCTGAGGCGGCATCTTGACCGGTGCAG GGGATCGGCATCGGAACCGTACGAGATCCTCAGCACCTTCCCCAAACGGGTCTACAACGACACCTCTATGACCCTGGAGGAATGTGGGCTGGTCCCCAATGCCTCCCTCCTCCTGCGGAAAAAGATGCCTTTGGCCAAACCATCTGGGCAATAA
- the sh3bgrl3 gene encoding SH3 domain-binding glutamic acid-rich-like protein 3 codes for MASLTVYSTSVTGSREIKSQQSEVTRILDGKNIKYNLVDISQDNALREEMRAKSGDPKAIPPQIFNGDSYCGDYELFVEAVEQNTLKEFLKLA; via the exons ATGGCCAGCCTGACCGTCTACAGCACCTCGGTCACTGGCTCCAGGGAG ATCAAGTCCCAGCAGAGCGAAGTGACCCGGATCCTGGACGGGAAGAACATCAAGTACAACCTGGTGGACATCTCCCAGGACAACGCCTTGCGGGAAGAGATGCGGGCCAAGTCGGGGGACCCCAAAGCCATCCCGCCCCAGATCTTCAATGGGGACAGCTACTGCGGG GACTACGAACTCTTTGTGGAAGCCGTGGAACAGAACACCCTGAAGGAATTCCTCAAGTTAGCCTGA